The genomic window CTTCAATTTGCTCAATCAATTCCTTAATATCAAGCCCCTCAAAAGGACTTCCTTTTAGAATTAACTCATGAATATTTGAGTTTATATGGGTATTTATAAAATCTTGTATATCGCTATTTAGAAGAATTTTGTTCACGTGAAACTAGCTGTTTTTTGATAATTTTTTAGTGAATTCATACAGTGCAATACTGGTGGCTTGCACCACATTCATGCTGCTATTTTGTCCATACATTTCAATATGAACCACAGAATCGCAACACTCTAAAATGGAAGCTGAAATCCCATGACTTTCATCGCCAATCACGAATGCGATTTTAGAATTTTTCTTAAGTTTCAGTTCCGAAATCGGAATGCTCTTGTCTGTAATCTCAAGTGCAATAAGTATATAATTTTGAGCCTTTAATTCTTGAATTTTATCCGAAAGCGTTTCGACTTGTTCAAAAGAAACCGATTGTTCCGTTGCTCTAGACGTTCTAGTAAATTTTCGACCCAGCTCCACAACAGGACCGCCAAGTATTAAGTGTTCAATACCAAACGCATCAGCCGTTCTAAACAAGCTGCCCAAATTGGCAGCATGCGATACATTGTCACTTATTAAAACAATTGGAAACTGTTGTTTTGTAAACTTAGAAGTGTAATGATTGAGTTGCATGGAGCGTCTAGTTTTCAAAGGCGTATTTAATAATATTCGCCCCCATTTTCAAGGCTTTTAAGCGCATCGCTTCGGGATCGTTGTGCACATTCGCATCTTCCCATCCATCACCTAAATCACTTTCAAAAGTGAATAATAAAACTAGTTTTCCTTCATGAAAATAACCCAATGCTTTTGGTGCCAATCCATCGTGCTCGTGAATTTTCGGCAACCCTCTTGGGAACGAAAACGCACTGTTGTATATCGGATGTGATAAAGAAATTTCACTCATCTTTTTATCTGGAAATACTGTTTTTAGAGCTTCTAAAATATAAGGCTTCATGCCGTAATTGTCATCAATATGTAAAAATCCACCAGACAATAAATAGGCTCTTAAATTTTCGGAATCAGATTCTGAAAATGCCACATTCCCATGACCTGTCATGTGTATAAACGGGTATTCAAAAATAGCAGCACTTCCCACTTCCACGGTTTGGGGTTTGGCGTCCATGGCCGTTTGAATGTTGGAATTACAAAACTGAATTAAATTTTTTAAAGCTGTCGGATTGCTATACCAATCGCCTCCGCCATCATATTTTAAAACCGCTAAATTTTGACTTCCACAGAAGTGAATTCCTAAAATCAAAAATATATATACATACCGTTTATTCATTGCAAAGTTGAATTGTGTGACTCGCCACGATTCCAGCCGTTTCGGTGCGAAGTCTTGACGCTCCTAAAGATACAGGAATATACTGATGTTTCAAAGCTTCCTCAATTTCTTTGGGACTAAAATCGCCT from Formosa sp. Hel1_33_131 includes these protein-coding regions:
- a CDS encoding TrmH family RNA methyltransferase, with protein sequence MKTRRSMQLNHYTSKFTKQQFPIVLISDNVSHAANLGSLFRTADAFGIEHLILGGPVVELGRKFTRTSRATEQSVSFEQVETLSDKIQELKAQNYILIALEITDKSIPISELKLKKNSKIAFVIGDESHGISASILECCDSVVHIEMYGQNSSMNVVQATSIALYEFTKKLSKNS
- a CDS encoding DUF4159 domain-containing protein; the encoded protein is MNKRYVYIFLILGIHFCGSQNLAVLKYDGGGDWYSNPTALKNLIQFCNSNIQTAMDAKPQTVEVGSAAIFEYPFIHMTGHGNVAFSESDSENLRAYLLSGGFLHIDDNYGMKPYILEALKTVFPDKKMSEISLSHPIYNSAFSFPRGLPKIHEHDGLAPKALGYFHEGKLVLLFTFESDLGDGWEDANVHNDPEAMRLKALKMGANIIKYAFEN